In one window of Henckelia pumila isolate YLH828 chromosome 1, ASM3356847v2, whole genome shotgun sequence DNA:
- the LOC140876314 gene encoding non-specific lipid transfer protein GPI-anchored 31-like: MKLNILILECCILASLSTTSATQRLRRTAAAPAPSTDCSTLVMDNMITCMQFLSATATETKPDADCCSGLKKVMKTNSDCLCSAIKSAPSMGLVLNLTRAGEMPSDCGIKNAPPISKCTAADTPTPTPAPSPANPPNLPPAAQPPAQVPSSSPSPSPTPSNPKSGASSISATFSVIFIQLICISIFFALA, translated from the exons ATGAAGCTGAATATCTTGATCCTCGAGTGCTGCATCTTGGCCTCGTTGTCCACCACCAGCGCCACGCAGCGCCTCCGCCGTACTGCGGCCGCTCCCGCCCCGTCGACGGATTGCTCCACCCTGGTCATGGACAACATGATAACCTGCATGCAGTTTCTCAGCGCAACCGCGACCGAAACGAAGCCGGATGCCGACTGCTGTTCCGGTTTGAAGAAGGTTATGAAAACAAATTCCGACTGTCTATGTTCTGCCATTAAAAGTGCTCCAAGTATGGGGCTCGTGCTTAACTTGACCAGGGCGGGGGAGATGCCTTCCGATTGTGGCATCAAAAATGCTCCTCCCATTAGCAAATGCACCG CCGCGGACACACCAACTCCAACTCCAGCGCCATCACCag CTAACCCTCCAAATCTTCCCCCCGCGGCTCAGCCACCGGCACAAGTCCCTTCCTCCAGTCCAAGCCCTTCTCCGACACCGTCCAACCCGAAGTCCGGCGCTAGCTCGATATCTGCCACCTTCTCAGTCATTTTCATTCAACTAATTTGTATCTCAATATTTTTTGCTTTGGCTTAA